TTCAGAggaagaatatttaaattatgagtatcaaaattttgaaaaaattaaatttaatattggTGGGGAGACTGTTCAACGGCCATTTCCAATAAAGTTACCATTAAAAggaacaaattttaaaaataaattacttaaaaatttgatgGCAAAAAAGGTAACAGAGAAGTCATTTGATAGGGAATATATTGTTTCATATGTAAGTCATATTAataactctttttttttataaataattttttaagtatccattcaatgaaaaatataatgaattttGGAATATGTTAtatgatgaaaatattaatgttattatttcagttacatataataataaaaaaacaggTAAAAGAAATGTTATACCATATTggttatctaaaaaaaatatttatggaaatttaaaagttgaaagatttaataaaaaagaaataatttcacaaaaaattgatttacttcaatttaatattactaagttaaatgaaattacaaaaactttaacaattatagatatttttaattgggAGGAGTAttctatattaaaatgtgatattgatatttatgaaatatataatgaagTTATCCAAATTGATGATACATCTAAAATACTTTTACATTCACAATTAGCACCAtgttctaaaatatttaccatattatatttttttataattatagaaaaaatggaaaaagaTACAACAATTGTAGAACcacaattaattataaatgatataataaaatcatataatattggttatatagatataatatcatttaatagtATAACAAATTCcctaacaaaatatttttttaataaaaatattttaaatgataatgatggttatacaatatataaaaaaaattatgaacaatatattgaaaatataaaattaaaagaaacatCTATGAATGCTTCACTTAGACcatttcttaattttactaattatttaaatcttggaaaaatgaattatatattaaggcaattagaaaatatatgtaactatgatataaatactcttaaaaaagtatgtagccgtttttatgaaattcaaaataatttacaattaagtttaaaaattaattataaaaatataccatGTTTAGATGgtaattgtataaattttaactcaaattattttgtacatggaaatattttagagtattgtacaaaaaatttaaaaaaaaggaaaattattatgtGTCAGGTATagtatatatgttttttttttttaaactttttatttattatagatACCAAATAAAGAAACAAAATTAGATATGATTAATatgattattaattataaagtttCAACAATAGTAATGCTTGTTAATAatgaagaaataattttaaataatttagttaattatttaccaaataatataaatactgtttatttttatggtaTTTATagaattcaaaaattaaatgatagtAAAGAGAGTACTTCTGAAATTTCTATATCTACTTACTCAATTCAGGgaaatgatgaaaaaagtCATATAATAACTTATATTCAGTTAAAATGTTGGAGTAATAATGgtaattttaacatattatatagattgtttcttttaaaaaattatattttagaagttataaaaaatcataatattatattaaaattgtataatataattttaagaaatataaatgaaaatccTGTAATATTTCAATGTTGTGGAGGAATTGGTAAAAGTGGAACATTagcattaatattttatataatagataatttaaatCAATTCAATTCATTTGATccattattttatcttaatatCATACGACAAATAAGATATTTATCTATTCCAGGAATAGATCAATTTATGCTTGTTCTAAGTGTTgtatatgaaaattttaaaaatgatattaaaaaatataatcctgaactttatgataaattttttaaaattcgtgatattattttaaataatggtttacagtatttataatatagataattaataaatttaatgataaatattattattattttttaggtacttaatttatttataagtaaaaaatattaaatttcacataaattattatattatacattttcTCTCTATTAcaatacaaataattaattgataaaaaggaaatggaatattaaaatatttatatcatgcttaaaatagttttactCTATTGTCCTGATAGTTTagtgaatttttatttttattaaaataacaatttttaatgatatactatctttataaatatagtgtatcattaaatataattttaatagtaatttttttgttaaaaaaaaa
This Strongyloides ratti genome assembly S_ratti_ED321, chromosome : 2 DNA region includes the following protein-coding sequences:
- a CDS encoding Protein-tyrosine phosphatase, receptor/non-receptor type domain and Protein-tyrosine/Dual specificity phosphatase domain and Protein-tyrosine phosphatase, catalytic domain-containing protein codes for the protein MQKRVGSILIFIFIQIGFQLSLDTILFPTLLNNILFNKSFPLNYDGRNNEIVLIKCPSEKFKYANIENLFIPSIMPSNVIKITANKLEKVVWYGVFHNNKSELYSIINCGIIKINYLHLNITTNWLVKINWDISNNKTTSVIPFDTTTLPTNACNTTINKTIIYKTYNGILKDKPYNISESYKNQLVYVFILNDNNTIDEILFPCQIYKPVYYKPNITLIGIIPSKVVNNIFIVTKEYENKAYFPILTSTSEKPYFYINEKINVSEVEYTMNDDYKENSNKIVNDTINLHGYGIFKFTYYCDDCINKNDTVTIKKIFFGPNKDNIILKNESIVVNKDKNLKFQANCGINTYTFAYLEKVSFNSKTIYMKNISQYLTLNDNEFLLDSSKIYLNISYPNGIFKCHYKTPTYTILEIDEFLLKSDIIPKKNFTIEVNKTQEINVNKPSKNKTKILKLNLKKQKFKTIPFFPDLLIVILIFTILFIGIYTYNKKTLIFQFFYNIKMKRKHPNIHIWWNRYKTFSIYDSEDYISEEEYLNYEYQNFEKIKFNIGGETVQRPFPIKLPLKGTNFKNKLLKNLMAKKVTEKSFDREYIVSYYPFNEKYNEFWNMLYDENINVIISVTYNNKKTGKRNVIPYWLSKKNIYGNLKVERFNKKEIISQKIDLLQFNITKLNEITKTLTIIDIFNWEEYSILKCDIDIYEIYNEVIQIDDTSKILLHSQLAPYTTIVEPQLIINDIIKSYNIGYIDIISFNSITNSLTKYFFNKNILNDNDGYTIYKKNYEQYIENIKLKETSMNASLRPFLNFTNYLNLGKMNYILRQLENICNYDINTLKKVCSRFYEIQNNLQLSLKINYKNIPCLDGNCINFNSNYFVHGNILEYCTKNLKKRKIIMCQIPNKETKLDMINMIINYKVSTIVMLVNNEEIILNNLVNYLPNNINTVYFYGIYRIQKLNDSKESTSEISISTYSIQGNDEKSHIITYIQLKCWSNNEVIKNHNIILKLYNIILRNINENPVIFQCCGGIGKSGTLALIFYIIDNLNQFNSFDPLFYLNIIRQIRYLSIPGIDQFMLVLSVVYENFKNDIKKYNPELYDKFFKIRDIILNNGLQYL